The window CGACGCGGCGATTGAGGCCGCCCGGATCGCGCTCACCTACCGCACCCCCGTCTTCCTCCTCAGCGACGGCTACCTCGCCAACGGCTCCGAACCCTGGCGCATCCCCGACACCGACGAACTGCCCGACCTGACCGTCCAGTTCGCCCAGGGACCCAACCACACCCTCGACGACGGCACCGAGGTGTTCTGGCCCTACAAACGCGACCCCCACACCCTCGCCCGCCCCTGGGCGATCCCCGGCACCCCCGGCCTCCAGCACCGCATCGGCGGCATCGAGAAGCAGGACGGCACCGGCAACATCTCCTACGACCCGGCCAACCACGACCTCATGGTCCGCACCCGCCAGGCCAAGATTGACGGGATCGACGTGCCCGACATCGAGGTCGACGACCCGCAGCGGGCCGACACCCTGGTCCTGGGCTGGGGATCCACCTACGGCCCCATCACCGCGGCCGTCCGACAGCTGCGCACCACCGGGGAATCCATCGCACAGGCACACCTGCGCCACCTCAACCCCTTCCCCAAAAACCTCGGCGAGGTCCTCGCACGGTACGAGCGGGTCGTCGTGCCCGAGATGAACCTCGGCCAACTCGCCATGCTCATCCGGGCGAAGTACCTCGTCGACGTGCACTCCTGCACCCAGGTCACCGGTTCACCGTTCAAGGCGGGCCAGCTCGCCCACACACTGCGGGAGACGATCCGTGGGAACTGAACTCCGGCTCCAGCCGAAGGACTTCAAGTCGGATCAGGAGGTGCGCTGGTGCCCCGGCTGCGGTGACTACGCGATCCTCGCCGCCGTCCAGGGCTTCATGCCCGAACTCGGCCTGGCCAAGGAGAACATCGTCTTCGTCTCCGGCATCGGCTGCTCCTCCCGCTTCCCGTACTACATGGACACCTACGGGATGCACTCCATCCACGGCCGCGCCCCCGCCATCGCCACCGGACTCGCCACCTCACGACGCGACCTGTCCGTCTGGGTCGTCACCGGCGACGGCGACGCCCTCTCCATCGGCGGCAACCACCTCATCCACGCCCTGCGCCGCAACGTCAACCTCAAAATCCTCCTCTTCAACAACCGCATCTACGGCCTCACCAAAGGCCAGTACAGCCCCACCTCCGAAACCGGCAAAATCACCAAATCCACACCCATGGGCTCCCTCGACGCCCCCTTCAACCCCGTCTCCCTCGCCATCGGAGCCGAAGCCTCCTTCGTCGCCCGCACCATCGACTCCGACCGCAAACACCTCACCGACGTCCT is drawn from Streptomyces bottropensis ATCC 25435 and contains these coding sequences:
- a CDS encoding 2-oxoacid:ferredoxin oxidoreductase subunit beta — translated: MGTELRLQPKDFKSDQEVRWCPGCGDYAILAAVQGFMPELGLAKENIVFVSGIGCSSRFPYYMDTYGMHSIHGRAPAIATGLATSRRDLSVWVVTGDGDALSIGGNHLIHALRRNVNLKILLFNNRIYGLTKGQYSPTSETGKITKSTPMGSLDAPFNPVSLAIGAEASFVARTIDSDRKHLTDVLRQAAAHPGTALVEIYQNCNIFNDGAFDALKDRQQAEEAVIRLEHGEQIRFGADRARGVVRDEATGDLRVVTVTPENESRVLVHDAHAASPTTAFALSRLADPDTLHHTPIGVLRSVRRPVYDTQMADQLDTAIDQHGKGDLAALLTGKDTWTVGRSARPAASPVAR